A single region of the Paramicrobacterium fandaimingii genome encodes:
- a CDS encoding DUF6518 family protein has protein sequence MTTRRRGTLSSIAAVLATSLVLGGLTSYAQGFLPDWFSSFANSASGWTLLTAVLVFLARCSWWVSALLGAGSFVLLTLGYAAVSTLRGFVYDPTFFAIIGLIAGPFIGLAACWIRRRDLRAAAATAVLAGIGAGEAVYGLTVVGDTTSPVYWVFIGAVALALAVFMLARRVRRALLPITVVLVGTALVAAAFTVAFSLL, from the coding sequence GTGACGACGCGCCGGCGCGGCACTCTGTCGAGCATCGCCGCGGTGCTCGCGACAAGCCTCGTTCTGGGCGGCCTGACGTCTTACGCCCAGGGATTCTTGCCCGATTGGTTCTCGTCGTTCGCCAATTCTGCGAGTGGCTGGACACTGCTGACCGCGGTGCTCGTGTTCCTTGCGCGCTGCAGCTGGTGGGTGTCGGCGCTGTTGGGCGCGGGAAGCTTCGTGCTGCTCACCCTGGGCTACGCCGCCGTGTCGACGCTGCGCGGCTTCGTCTACGATCCGACGTTCTTCGCGATCATCGGTCTCATCGCCGGGCCGTTCATCGGGCTTGCAGCCTGCTGGATACGCCGTCGCGACCTGCGTGCGGCGGCAGCAACCGCGGTGCTCGCGGGCATCGGCGCGGGCGAGGCCGTTTACGGTCTCACTGTCGTCGGTGACACGACGAGCCCTGTCTATTGGGTGTTCATCGGGGCCGTCGCCCTCGCGCTCGCTGTGTTCATGCTCGCGCGGCGCGTGCGCCGCGCGCTCCTGCCGATCACCGTCGTGCTCGTCGGCACAGCGCTCGTCGCGGCGGCCTTCACCGTCGCATTCTCGTTGCTGTAG
- a CDS encoding MFS transporter, with amino-acid sequence MSDASRVAPQATQTDMKRVAVATIIGTTIEWYDFFLYANAAGLLFASLYFEPLGPQAAILLSFASVGVSFLFRPLGAFIAGHLGDKFGRKAMLVWTLILMGASTTLIGLLPTHAVIGAAAPIILVLLRVLQGLSTGGEWGGAVLMAVEHAPAQKRGRFGAFPQMGVPLGLLLASGVLALMTGVVSPGEAFVEWGWRIPFLLSIVLVVVGIVVRRSVDESPVFAEMAAKKEKASMPIVQLFRKHWLLVILAALTFAGNNAAGYMTTGGFLQGYATRPLDEGGLVGMERTPVLIAVTVSSVVWLIFTWFGGWLSDKIGRRKTYIIGWIVFLITVWFLFPLVDTGSAWLFFAGIALFTIGNGLTYGPQAAYFTELFPASIRYSGVSIAYAIGAVLGGAFAPLISAWIVQTTGTSQAVAWYIAGVMTIAFIATLLLRDRTRIPLGPENEEEQAKHPIYGLSK; translated from the coding sequence ATGTCTGACGCATCGCGCGTTGCCCCGCAGGCAACGCAAACCGACATGAAGAGAGTCGCTGTTGCGACAATCATCGGCACGACGATCGAGTGGTACGACTTCTTCCTCTACGCAAACGCGGCGGGCCTGCTGTTCGCTTCGCTGTACTTCGAGCCGCTGGGACCGCAGGCCGCCATTCTTCTCTCGTTCGCCTCGGTCGGCGTGAGCTTTCTCTTCCGCCCGCTCGGCGCATTCATCGCCGGCCACCTCGGCGATAAGTTCGGCCGCAAGGCGATGCTCGTCTGGACGCTCATTCTCATGGGTGCGTCGACGACGCTCATCGGGCTTCTCCCCACGCACGCCGTGATCGGCGCTGCAGCACCGATCATTCTTGTTCTGCTGCGCGTTCTGCAGGGGCTCTCCACCGGTGGCGAGTGGGGCGGCGCCGTGCTCATGGCCGTGGAGCACGCTCCCGCCCAGAAGCGCGGTCGCTTTGGCGCATTCCCGCAGATGGGCGTGCCCCTCGGCCTGCTGCTGGCCTCGGGGGTGCTCGCGCTCATGACCGGCGTCGTCTCCCCAGGCGAGGCGTTCGTCGAGTGGGGCTGGCGCATCCCGTTCCTGCTGAGCATCGTTCTTGTCGTCGTCGGCATCGTCGTGCGCCGCAGCGTCGACGAGTCGCCGGTCTTCGCCGAGATGGCGGCGAAGAAAGAGAAGGCGAGCATGCCCATCGTGCAGCTGTTCCGCAAGCACTGGCTGCTCGTGATCCTCGCCGCGCTCACCTTCGCGGGAAACAACGCTGCGGGCTACATGACGACAGGCGGCTTTCTGCAGGGCTACGCAACGCGGCCGCTCGATGAGGGCGGTCTCGTCGGCATGGAGCGCACTCCCGTTCTCATCGCCGTCACCGTCTCGAGCGTCGTGTGGCTCATCTTCACCTGGTTCGGTGGCTGGCTCTCTGACAAGATCGGACGCCGCAAGACGTACATCATCGGGTGGATCGTCTTTCTCATCACCGTGTGGTTCCTCTTTCCGCTCGTCGACACCGGAAGCGCGTGGCTGTTCTTCGCAGGAATCGCGCTGTTCACCATCGGCAACGGCCTCACCTACGGCCCGCAAGCCGCGTACTTCACCGAGCTTTTCCCCGCGTCGATCCGCTACTCAGGCGTCTCGATCGCGTATGCGATCGGCGCTGTGCTCGGCGGTGCGTTCGCCCCGCTGATCTCTGCGTGGATCGTGCAGACGACGGGTACCTCACAGGCCGTCGCCTGGTACATCGCGGGAGTCATGACCATCGCGTTCATCGCAACGCTGCTGCTGCGCGACCGCACGCGCATTCCGCTCGGCCCCGAGAACGAGGAAGAGCAGGCGAAGCACCCCATCTACGGGCTCAGCAAATAG
- a CDS encoding type II toxin-antitoxin system Phd/YefM family antitoxin: MRTMSYSESRANYAETLSKVVDDREEVVITRSGHEPVVIVSLDDYESLKETAYLLRNPENARRLMRSIERLDTGEGTERDLAE; the protein is encoded by the coding sequence ATGCGCACCATGAGCTACTCAGAGTCTCGCGCCAACTACGCAGAGACGCTGTCAAAAGTCGTCGATGACCGTGAAGAGGTTGTCATCACGCGTTCGGGTCACGAACCGGTGGTGATTGTCTCACTCGACGACTACGAGTCACTGAAAGAGACCGCATATCTTTTGCGCAATCCAGAGAATGCGCGGCGATTGATGCGTTCCATCGAGCGGCTGGACACGGGCGAAGGCACCGAGCGAGACCTTGCCGAGTGA
- a CDS encoding Txe/YoeB family addiction module toxin: MRYVWDEDAWADYVWWQVQDRKVLKRINALLRDVARNGNEGIGKPEPLKHGFRGYWSRRITDEHRLVYKIVDDEVRVAACRYHYGR; the protein is encoded by the coding sequence GTGAGGTACGTCTGGGACGAAGACGCCTGGGCAGATTACGTGTGGTGGCAGGTGCAGGACCGCAAGGTTTTGAAGCGCATCAACGCGCTGCTGCGCGATGTTGCACGGAATGGCAATGAGGGAATCGGGAAACCCGAACCGCTGAAGCACGGCTTTCGCGGGTACTGGTCTCGCCGCATTACCGACGAACATCGTCTCGTCTACAAGATCGTCGACGACGAGGTACGCGTGGCCGCCTGCCGGTATCACTACGGGCGATAA
- a CDS encoding GNAT family N-acetyltransferase gives MDFTDAPIDTTAVANLAEQKLSLELLDIANDRDKAVGFEAVVNRGFYGERSDEKDIEFLLDATAYRRTTAVWDATEPAVEPVATVASWTTPLSVPGGGTVPAWAISAVTVAPTHRRRGIARNLLEAELRTAAACAVPVAALTASEATIYGRFGFAPSARVAKITIDTRRTAWAGSTPTGRVRFMELSDLFEQGPAIFERERVQHPGEIELDEALWCEILDYRPGKADKAKDLRAIGYTDAAGDLQGFAAYRVKEGSDDTLTAKVAHLAAATDDAYAALWRFLLELDLVQAVEADLRSLDEPVLWQLSDVRAAKVEPFDHLWLRILDPIAALEARTYSRPGSIVLDVVDPLEFAQGRFLLQIDGEGTAAVCRLTGDVPEDAAHATLSERDLALIYVGGASATALHSAGRIVEGTPGAATLVDAAFHSPVAPRLGVGF, from the coding sequence GTGGATTTCACCGACGCACCCATCGATACGACAGCAGTCGCCAACCTCGCCGAGCAGAAGCTGAGCCTCGAGCTTCTCGACATCGCGAACGATCGCGACAAGGCTGTCGGCTTCGAGGCCGTTGTCAATCGCGGCTTCTACGGCGAGCGCAGCGATGAGAAAGACATCGAGTTTCTGCTCGATGCCACGGCATACCGACGCACGACGGCGGTGTGGGATGCGACGGAACCTGCCGTCGAGCCGGTAGCCACCGTCGCCAGTTGGACCACTCCGCTCAGCGTTCCGGGCGGCGGCACCGTCCCCGCCTGGGCAATCAGCGCCGTCACCGTCGCGCCAACGCATCGCCGCCGCGGCATCGCGCGCAATCTCCTCGAGGCAGAGCTGCGCACAGCGGCAGCGTGTGCCGTTCCGGTCGCCGCCCTGACGGCATCCGAGGCCACAATCTACGGTCGGTTCGGGTTCGCCCCCTCGGCGCGGGTCGCGAAGATCACCATCGACACAAGGCGCACCGCCTGGGCAGGCTCGACGCCGACCGGACGCGTGCGCTTCATGGAGCTGAGCGACCTCTTCGAGCAGGGTCCCGCCATCTTTGAGCGCGAGCGCGTGCAGCATCCGGGCGAGATCGAGCTCGACGAGGCGCTGTGGTGCGAGATACTCGACTATCGCCCGGGAAAAGCCGACAAGGCGAAAGATCTGCGGGCGATCGGGTACACGGATGCCGCGGGCGACCTGCAGGGGTTCGCGGCGTACCGCGTCAAGGAGGGTTCAGACGACACGCTCACAGCGAAGGTCGCGCACCTGGCCGCCGCGACAGACGATGCGTATGCGGCGCTGTGGCGATTTCTGCTCGAGCTCGACCTCGTGCAGGCCGTCGAGGCTGACCTGCGCTCGCTCGACGAGCCGGTGCTGTGGCAGTTGAGCGATGTGCGGGCCGCGAAGGTCGAACCGTTCGATCACCTCTGGCTGCGCATTCTCGATCCCATTGCAGCACTCGAGGCGCGCACGTATTCGCGGCCGGGCAGCATCGTTCTTGACGTCGTCGACCCGCTCGAGTTTGCGCAGGGCCGCTTTCTGCTGCAGATCGACGGCGAGGGAACAGCAGCCGTGTGTCGTCTCACGGGCGATGTTCCAGAGGATGCCGCGCACGCGACGCTGAGCGAACGCGACCTCGCGCTCATCTACGTTGGCGGTGCCTCGGCGACAGCGTTGCACAGCGCAGGCCGCATTGTCGAGGGAACGCCCGGGGCGGCGACGCTGGTGGACGCCGCGTTCCACAGCCCGGTGGCGCCGCGTCTCGGCGTCGGGTTCTGA
- a CDS encoding DUF3592 domain-containing protein, which translates to MGLGIALLCIGILIFAVSGAFLTHSLRKQSRWKKAKATITKTFVRKPSSDPSTHMNVGVYTFADDAGAMHSGEETDGFRMPKRGSVLTVMYDPASPSISEPAMNLRRPSSWLTFVLIPVVGLALIVGGILVMLFS; encoded by the coding sequence ATGGGTTTGGGAATCGCACTTCTCTGCATTGGCATCCTGATCTTTGCGGTGTCGGGCGCGTTTCTCACGCATTCGCTGCGCAAGCAGTCACGGTGGAAGAAGGCGAAGGCGACGATCACGAAGACTTTCGTGAGGAAGCCGTCGAGTGACCCGTCAACGCACATGAACGTGGGCGTTTATACGTTCGCCGATGACGCGGGTGCGATGCACTCCGGAGAAGAGACAGATGGCTTTCGGATGCCGAAGCGAGGCAGCGTCTTGACGGTGATGTACGACCCCGCGAGCCCGAGCATCAGTGAGCCGGCGATGAACCTCCGGCGTCCGAGCAGCTGGCTTACATTTGTGTTGATCCCCGTCGTCGGTCTCGCCCTGATCGTAGGCGGCATCCTCGTGATGCTCTTTTCGTGA
- a CDS encoding aldehyde dehydrogenase family protein has protein sequence MHTFDSLLAQITPSAGPTRDITDPATSEVVGQAPIHTVADLDAAVKRAASAQSDWAALGHSTRSELMLAAADAIDASAEALAQLLTREQGKPLNGPNARFEVGGASGWLRAAASTPLDTQTVIDDGESHAVLHYRPIGVVGAIGPWNWPMMISVWQIAPALRMGNTVVVKPSEYTPLSVLALVTVMNEVLPGGVLQVVTGDRDVGARLSSHPDIDKVMFTGSTATGKAIIRSSADTVKRLTLELGGNDAGIVLPDVDPAAIAQDLFWGAFINTGQTCAAMKRLYVHDSVYDAVVDELAAVAASMPMGIGTDENNVLGPLQNKAQFDIVSRLVEEARASGARVVMGGNPDADGPGYFYPTTLVADVDNDNALVQEEQFGPALPIIRYSDVGEAIAMANGLDVGLGASVWSSDRDAAREVAAQVEAGTVWINSHGGVHPMIPFGGVKQSGYGLEFGVEGLKALGVPQVING, from the coding sequence ATGCACACCTTCGACAGCCTTCTGGCTCAGATCACGCCCTCGGCGGGCCCGACCCGAGACATCACCGACCCGGCAACGAGCGAGGTCGTCGGGCAGGCACCGATTCACACGGTCGCCGACCTCGATGCGGCAGTGAAGCGAGCAGCATCCGCCCAATCTGACTGGGCAGCGCTCGGGCACTCCACCCGCAGCGAACTCATGCTTGCCGCCGCCGACGCGATTGACGCGTCGGCCGAGGCCCTCGCGCAGCTGCTCACCCGCGAGCAGGGCAAGCCCCTGAACGGGCCGAACGCCCGCTTCGAAGTGGGCGGCGCATCGGGGTGGCTGCGGGCCGCGGCATCCACTCCCCTTGACACGCAGACGGTGATCGACGACGGCGAGAGCCACGCGGTGCTGCACTACCGCCCCATCGGCGTCGTCGGCGCAATTGGTCCGTGGAACTGGCCGATGATGATCTCGGTGTGGCAGATCGCCCCCGCGCTGCGCATGGGAAACACCGTTGTCGTGAAGCCGAGCGAATACACGCCGCTGAGCGTTCTCGCACTCGTGACGGTGATGAACGAGGTGCTGCCAGGCGGCGTTCTGCAGGTCGTCACAGGCGACCGCGATGTCGGGGCGCGGCTCTCGAGCCACCCCGACATCGACAAGGTGATGTTCACCGGGTCAACGGCGACGGGCAAGGCGATCATCCGCAGCTCGGCCGACACCGTGAAGCGCCTGACCCTCGAGCTCGGCGGCAACGACGCCGGCATCGTGCTGCCCGACGTCGATCCCGCCGCGATCGCGCAAGACCTCTTCTGGGGCGCGTTCATCAACACCGGGCAGACGTGCGCCGCGATGAAGCGCCTCTACGTGCACGACAGCGTGTACGACGCCGTTGTCGACGAGCTCGCCGCTGTCGCGGCATCCATGCCCATGGGCATCGGAACAGACGAGAACAACGTGCTCGGGCCGCTGCAGAACAAGGCGCAGTTCGACATCGTGTCGCGGCTCGTCGAGGAGGCACGGGCCTCTGGGGCGCGCGTGGTGATGGGCGGAAATCCGGATGCTGACGGGCCGGGCTACTTCTACCCGACAACGCTCGTCGCCGACGTCGACAACGACAACGCGCTCGTGCAGGAGGAGCAGTTCGGGCCTGCGCTGCCGATCATCCGCTACAGCGACGTCGGCGAAGCGATTGCGATGGCGAACGGGCTCGATGTCGGGCTCGGGGCATCCGTATGGTCGAGTGACAGGGATGCTGCGCGTGAAGTGGCCGCGCAGGTCGAAGCGGGCACCGTGTGGATCAACTCGCACGGCGGCGTGCACCCGATGATCCCGTTCGGCGGTGTCAAACAATCGGGCTACGGTCTCGAGTTCGGCGTCGAAGGCCTGAAGGCGCTCGGCGTTCCGCAGGTGATCAACGGGTGA
- a CDS encoding helix-turn-helix domain-containing protein has translation MSLSNSQTPTPRAAPSALPAAEPSAPFPAQPLDFAEFSHAVSESFVPLRVTAPTHRGFRGTLSAAVRDGVHASIVEAGTHTVERTPELIARGDAPYVKLSVQLSGTGMLVQDGREALLRPGDIAIYSTERPYVLEFNRSFSTFVLMFDEQTLGIAPDALSQMTAVRMPHDSPLTSVIAPFLTGLASNLDLLRGHAGARLARTAVDLTTTLYATELQASASASPKAALTGAIMRYIDENLGANSLDPNSIAVANHVSLRYLHALFSEQGTTVSTWVRQRRLENCRRDLTDPAFAAMPVAAVAARWGFIDAAHFSRAFKASFGCPPSELRRRVLDAA, from the coding sequence GTGTCACTCTCCAACTCCCAGACGCCCACGCCACGCGCTGCCCCCTCAGCGCTTCCGGCTGCGGAGCCGAGCGCGCCGTTCCCGGCGCAGCCGCTCGACTTCGCCGAGTTCAGCCACGCCGTGTCTGAGTCGTTCGTTCCGCTGCGGGTCACGGCACCGACGCACCGCGGGTTCCGTGGCACGCTCAGCGCTGCCGTTCGCGACGGAGTGCACGCGTCGATCGTCGAAGCCGGAACGCACACCGTCGAGCGAACCCCCGAGCTCATCGCGCGTGGCGATGCCCCATACGTCAAACTCAGCGTGCAGCTGAGCGGCACGGGGATGCTCGTGCAAGACGGTCGCGAGGCGTTGCTGCGCCCGGGCGACATCGCCATCTACTCGACCGAGCGGCCGTACGTTCTCGAGTTCAATCGGAGCTTCAGCACGTTCGTGCTCATGTTCGACGAACAGACGCTCGGCATCGCCCCCGACGCTCTCTCGCAGATGACCGCCGTGCGCATGCCGCATGACTCCCCGCTCACGAGCGTGATCGCGCCGTTCCTCACCGGCCTCGCGAGCAACCTCGACCTGCTGCGCGGGCACGCGGGCGCCAGACTTGCCCGCACCGCTGTCGACCTCACGACAACGTTGTACGCGACGGAACTCCAGGCGAGCGCATCCGCGTCGCCAAAGGCCGCGCTCACGGGCGCGATTATGCGCTACATCGACGAGAATCTCGGGGCGAACTCCCTCGACCCGAACAGCATTGCTGTGGCGAACCACGTGTCGCTTCGCTACCTGCACGCCCTGTTCAGCGAGCAGGGCACGACGGTGTCAACGTGGGTGCGGCAGCGACGCCTCGAGAACTGCCGGCGCGATCTCACCGACCCTGCGTTCGCGGCAATGCCGGTCGCCGCGGTGGCCGCCCGCTGGGGCTTCATCGACGCGGCGCACTTCAGCCGGGCATTCAAGGCGAGCTTTGGCTGCCCACCGAGCGAACTGCGTCGCCGGGTGCTCGACGCGGCCTAG
- a CDS encoding winged helix-turn-helix transcriptional regulator has translation MTEQTSSSPALPAEEAVEGACPSFVTAMDVIGRRWTGIIIEAIGRDCTGFADISRFVGHIGDTMLAKRLRELETDGLVERAVIETRPLRVRYTLTVAGLALLPILEDIMSWGQDFATADAPARTDDYLTAKN, from the coding sequence ATGACTGAGCAAACGTCCTCGAGCCCGGCCCTTCCCGCGGAGGAGGCGGTCGAAGGCGCCTGTCCCTCGTTCGTCACGGCAATGGACGTGATCGGCCGCCGCTGGACGGGCATCATCATCGAGGCGATCGGCCGCGACTGCACAGGATTCGCCGACATCAGCCGGTTCGTCGGGCACATCGGCGACACGATGCTAGCCAAGCGACTGCGTGAGCTGGAGACCGACGGGCTTGTCGAACGAGCGGTCATCGAGACTCGCCCGCTGCGCGTGCGCTACACGCTCACGGTTGCCGGCCTCGCGCTTCTGCCCATTCTCGAAGACATCATGAGCTGGGGGCAGGACTTCGCAACTGCCGACGCACCAGCACGTACCGACGACTACCTCACTGCGAAGAACTGA
- a CDS encoding LLM class flavin-dependent oxidoreductase — MAFEIGILTFGEITSDLTTGALPSPSERMMQTLEQARVAEQAGIDVFGVGEHHRTDFVASAPHMVLAAAATQTSTIKLTSGVTVLSSDDPVRVFENFATLDLLSGGRAEIIAGRGSYTESFPLFGYDLADYADLFREKLDALLAIRAKNPVTWEGGMHRAPLVNADVTPRPVGDLPIWVGVGGTPASAVRTGQLGLPIALALLLGPITQMQRPAALYHQAAAAAGHSEDSLRTSINAHGYVGTTSQGARDTMYPYFARGMRENNHQRGEGFDIPRPAFDAQATEPGVLLVGSVQEIIDKIMTYYEVYGISRAIAQMGFGGVPQKEHLQAIELLGTEVAPVVRREIASREEAAA; from the coding sequence ATGGCTTTCGAAATCGGCATCCTCACCTTCGGTGAGATCACCAGCGACCTCACCACGGGCGCGCTGCCCTCGCCGTCCGAGCGCATGATGCAGACCCTGGAGCAGGCGCGCGTTGCCGAGCAGGCGGGCATCGACGTCTTCGGAGTCGGCGAGCACCATCGCACAGACTTCGTCGCGTCTGCTCCGCACATGGTGCTCGCTGCCGCCGCGACCCAGACGTCAACCATCAAACTGACAAGCGGTGTGACCGTCTTGAGCTCTGACGACCCCGTGCGCGTGTTCGAGAACTTCGCAACCCTCGACCTGCTCTCCGGCGGTCGCGCCGAGATCATCGCGGGGCGCGGCTCGTACACAGAGTCGTTCCCGCTGTTCGGCTATGACCTCGCCGACTACGCCGACCTCTTCCGAGAGAAGCTCGACGCTCTTCTGGCCATCCGCGCGAAGAACCCCGTCACGTGGGAGGGCGGCATGCACCGCGCACCCCTCGTGAACGCAGACGTCACGCCGCGTCCGGTCGGAGACCTGCCCATCTGGGTCGGGGTCGGCGGCACGCCGGCATCGGCAGTGCGGACAGGGCAGCTCGGCCTCCCCATCGCACTCGCCCTACTGCTCGGTCCGATCACGCAGATGCAGCGACCGGCAGCTCTTTACCACCAGGCAGCGGCGGCGGCTGGACACAGCGAGGACTCTCTGCGCACCAGCATCAACGCTCACGGCTACGTCGGCACGACGAGCCAGGGCGCCCGCGACACGATGTACCCGTACTTCGCCCGCGGCATGCGCGAGAACAACCACCAGCGCGGTGAAGGCTTCGACATTCCCCGCCCCGCGTTCGACGCCCAGGCAACAGAGCCCGGCGTGCTGCTCGTCGGCAGCGTGCAAGAAATCATCGACAAGATCATGACCTACTACGAGGTGTACGGCATCTCGCGGGCGATCGCGCAGATGGGCTTCGGCGGCGTACCGCAGAAGGAACATCTGCAGGCGATCGAGCTTCTCGGCACTGAGGTCGCCCCCGTCGTGCGGCGCGAGATCGCGTCGCGTGAGGAGGCCGCAGCATGA
- a CDS encoding NAD(P)H-dependent oxidoreductase — protein sequence MTRRLDVVIVNGSPTERSKTMGLAGLVTTSLGNKLDIRTSSVDVYRLGSGFTGAITREDVTSDVEEGLRRVETADVLIAAAPVFRATYPGMFKHLFDLVDQYALANKPVILVATGGSDRHALMIEHALRPLFGFFQAATAPVGFYANSGDFDGTLVLNNEVYSRIEIGIGDILPQLRTLADAAAPDSSPAAAAPIPGFSAKR from the coding sequence ATGACGCGCCGACTTGATGTCGTGATCGTCAACGGCAGCCCCACCGAACGATCGAAGACCATGGGGCTCGCGGGTCTCGTGACCACATCGCTCGGCAACAAGCTGGATATTCGGACCAGTTCGGTCGATGTGTATCGACTCGGATCGGGTTTCACCGGTGCGATCACACGCGAAGACGTGACCTCGGATGTCGAAGAAGGCCTGCGCCGCGTCGAAACCGCCGACGTGCTCATCGCCGCGGCACCCGTCTTTCGCGCCACGTATCCCGGCATGTTCAAGCACCTGTTCGACCTCGTCGATCAGTACGCCCTCGCAAACAAGCCGGTGATTCTCGTCGCCACGGGCGGCAGTGACAGGCACGCTCTGATGATCGAGCACGCGCTGCGTCCGCTCTTCGGGTTCTTCCAAGCAGCAACTGCGCCCGTCGGCTTCTATGCGAACTCCGGAGACTTCGACGGAACGCTCGTGCTCAACAACGAGGTGTACTCGCGCATCGAGATCGGCATCGGCGACATTCTGCCGCAGTTGAGAACGCTTGCGGATGCTGCGGCACCGGATTCCTCTCCCGCCGCCGCGGCACCGATCCCGGGGTTCAGCGCGAAGCGATAG
- a CDS encoding GNAT family N-acetyltransferase translates to MALDVHLRGSGLGAVLVADALDRVVTATKVVAARLVVVDALVEPVAQFYEQLGFRRIPGSLRLVQKVADIEAALE, encoded by the coding sequence TTGGCGCTCGACGTGCATCTGCGTGGTTCCGGCCTTGGGGCGGTGCTTGTCGCCGATGCTCTCGATCGCGTTGTCACCGCGACCAAGGTGGTCGCTGCTCGTCTCGTCGTTGTCGACGCTCTTGTCGAACCTGTTGCGCAGTTTTACGAGCAACTCGGTTTTCGCAGAATTCCAGGGAGCCTCAGGCTCGTGCAGAAGGTCGCCGACATCGAGGCGGCGCTGGAGTGA